A genomic stretch from Kogia breviceps isolate mKogBre1 chromosome 1, mKogBre1 haplotype 1, whole genome shotgun sequence includes:
- the TMCO2 gene encoding transmembrane and coiled-coil domain-containing protein 2 yields MSPVSSTWDIIIDYLSLNSIWNYLQATFLGETSGLQQTNLGLLDNLAPAVQVILGISFLILLGIGVYALWKRSVQSIQKILLFAITLYKLYKKGSEIFQALLVNSEGDGLPFQDNNIFLSLGLQEKILKKLQTVENKMKDLEGMIISPKPATKRDCSSERYCSCSDCQSPLLTSGFTSTS; encoded by the exons atgtcacctgTGTCTTCTACCTGGGACATCATAATAGATTATCTCTCTCTGAACTCGATATGGAATTATCTACAAGCAACTTTTCTGGGAGAGACTAGTGGGCTTCAGCAAACAAATTTGGGGCTACTAGATAATCTTGCTCCGGCTGTGCAAGTTATCCTggggatttcctttttgattttgttgGGAATAGGAGTATATGCCTTATGGAAACGAAGTGTTCAGTCAATTCAG aaaatattgttGTTTGCAATCACACTCTACAAACTTTACAAGAAAGGCTCAGAGATTTTTCAGGCTTTGCTGGTCAACTCAGAAGGGGATGGTCTCCCATTTCAAGACAATAATATCTTCCTGTCTTTGGGTCTGCaagagaaaattctgaaaaaactTCAGACagtggaaaacaaaatgaaggaccTGGAAGGGATGATCATTTCCCCAAAACCTGCCACAAAGAGGGATTGCTCCTCTGAGCGTTACTGCAGCTGCTCCGACTGCCAGAGCCCCTTGCTTACATCAGGGTTTACGTCCACATCTTAA